A stretch of DNA from Kazachstania africana CBS 2517 chromosome 3, complete genome:
AACGAATGGACACAAAGCCATATTGATAACAACCCAAGCAGCCAACACACCATAATTCCTTCCCATTTTCACTCTTGAGGtgttcaaaaaaataactcTAAAAATATCTACAGCATTGTGCAAGGGCATCATATACCCATACCTATAAAAATTGTTGCTCAATGCCAGTGAGAAAATCGTCGGCGCCAAGTTGATTACtatgaaggaaaaaatcCAGATACCTGCAAATTGGGGCTTTAAAAGGAATATTATACTCAGAACATTCTCATTTGTCCCTGCAGCAGCCATCATAAACAACCAATTTGACATCCAGTAGATTACAAACCCAGCTTTACCAAATGCTAGAGTAAAATCAACTTGATAGATTGCTGACACCGTGCAGACAAACAAGGAAAGTATGAAACATGTCAATGAAGTGATTGCATACCTATAAATAATGGTATGTCTTGGTTTCAACACTTTGGCCATTTCAGCATGAACAGGACCGAATATCATAAACTGAAACACGGTCAATAAAAGAGTGTATATAGGGCCAAACTGTGTTGTACATAATAGTGTCCTTGAGTAAAACTGCCTATAATCAACATAAGTGAAGGCAAATTCACCTGCCGAGGTAATTCTCGTCATATTTAACTGTGTCGCAGTTAATGGTGCTGTAgtaatattatcaataaattgcGGGAAATAGGTAGAAGTATAATACTGCTGATAAACCATTTCAAGCTCTTCCATAACGGGAAGAATCCAATTTTTAAGATTTGTTGGGTCTCGACCTGTCTCATATGTAACCTCGAAAAATGCTGAAGGTTGGAAAATGTTGGAGCTTGAGCTTGTAAGTGAGTTGTAGAGGGATCGAGTAACGTTTGGAAACACATTCAatgatacaaaaaaatCCTCATGATATATCAAGCCAGTAACTTTTGcattaatttcttgagTTGTAGTgacatgaaatttttcttgaaattcaGTCGTGTTGTAAACATGCCAATTTCCGGGAAGTGCTTGTATCAATGAAGGTAAAATAGCGGTCATTGATGCCACTGGACTATCGTTTGACAATGAATCATCCTGAATAACCACTAAATGATTTACCTTATGGAAGTAATAATTTGTGTTGTAAACAACACCCCagaataaattgaaaatcacTAGAATAACACATATAAGAATCAAATTGGTCCCCAGAAATTGTAAAATAACCCATTTCctttcatctttaattctcttggaaaaaaaatttgtttgcTTTGCTTCCAGTGGGATTAGCTTATTAGTTATAGTTCTGACAATACTTAACTCACTTCTTGCATCGCTCGGACGTCTTGAAAGTCCCTGTTCTTCCTGAATAGCACCATTTCCGAAGGTGCTACTTAAAATAGATTGCAAATAATTCTTATCACTTTGTGCAGTACTTGCGGAGGAGCCTGCCGAAGTAGTTGGTGCTATAATACTCTTTCTACGTAAGTTGTTATCACTGTTTTCCTGATATGCAACGTTACTGCTCGTCATGATACGGCCTAGCATCTCCGTCTCAACCTGTGGGTAGACATTGGACCTGTCTTCAACCCGACTGTTGTAAGTCCTAAGATCCGCTAAACTTTCTGGCTCAAAAGAATGAACTGATGTACTTGACGACCTACTAGAGTGTAAATCTGATAAAGAAGATTCTGAACTACCAGGATCTACAGTAGGTTCTACCATTTTTCGGCAACGAAAAGCAACAATAAAGTTAAATCTAGCTATTATTCTACT
This window harbors:
- the KAFR0C06260 gene encoding SNG1 family protein, whose protein sequence is MVEPTVDPGSSESSLSDLHSSRSSSTSVHSFEPESLADLRTYNSRVEDRSNVYPQVETEMLGRIMTSSNVAYQENSDNNLRRKSIIAPTTSAGSSASTAQSDKNYLQSILSSTFGNGAIQEEQGLSRRPSDARSELSIVRTITNKLIPLEAKQTNFFSKRIKDERKWVILQFLGTNLILICVILVIFNLFWGVVYNTNYYFHKVNHLVVIQDDSLSNDSPVASMTAILPSLIQALPGNWHVYNTTEFQEKFHVTTTQEINAKVTGLIYHEDFFVSLNVFPNVTRSLYNSLTSSSSNIFQPSAFFEVTYETGRDPTNLKNWILPVMEELEMVYQQYYTSTYFPQFIDNITTAPLTATQLNMTRITSAGEFAFTYVDYRQFYSRTLLCTTQFGPIYTLLLTVFQFMIFGPVHAEMAKVLKPRHTIIYRYAITSLTCFILSLFVCTVSAIYQVDFTLAFGKAGFVIYWMSNWLFMMAAAGTNENVLSIIFLLKPQFAGIWIFSFIVINLAPTIFSLALSNNFYRYGYMMPLHNAVDIFRVIFLNTSRVKMGRNYGVLAAWVVINMALCPFVIRFVAKTAQKRALAAMESTDSSPTKDSVESVDTGSNISTTTDASPNRSASIYSATSLSTSTSCSDRSTSDVRSQSYQSP